From one Mesomycoplasma ovipneumoniae genomic stretch:
- a CDS encoding ABC transporter permease subunit, translating into MHKLQLYNYYGKKFDTIIDIEAKTLKSYYHSAKITHSRFLDKIKIQENIEKELFLRARQTIRDNLKRELHSQKIAFKNELKVLKDTYIKLNFAVSVEKLLSFEIKKIEKELKNLRSWFKDFSKSLNQTEDSPQVKVKLFEKTKKSTLESEVDLIKKHFIFQVCLNYIRKYQDFDFDLNKISQLLDEDGKKFLAQSKLKSDFFVNFYQQIKQKQEELLKKSALAKKNYTETKELQTDLYKKRKANLELKAKQKIISLEYSYKNAIDFLKQQANQQNAAQKELISEKKQEIIAFESKNISKLNEFKHEINAQISKISVQKQKYLAFSLSQTKINFLDQAIKLFYDIQKNQNFEIPDLDISLENHSQILKDKQDFFHKLKDENQQLFDLIKSHYFGFYGSFLIKKLAKSSLKWQILLQKAKYLKQYSYKGHYLQDLGWATREKTIEDFKTRIKFINEKILAKYELKVLKSSPDFKTQQEEIKTKISEIKQNYVETVAKNKKRLQQNEIAKTAFKNLQKQAKIARTDQKRTLFLSSKITKFKQILKTNNYRYFNELKVNKKIYESKANEALKSYPVETIKNVRFISFFLNLIFPGLAELFVFRQFIKGSLLSIVSIICYAFIIPFSFGAYWSKMGGIPGFADLGANLHSPRDGIFTDARFYLFGGVLSVILMAFVLVYFIIGAISAWRIAKAMEAGVVPGKWLYSKQWLQTTGFPWMISLIGHALMIFIVAAPIITSVLISFTDYGYNHAAPGQTVNWVGLKQWGKWWDYRQLGLFQSLASVLGWTAIWTVLSTLFPIGLGILIAILTNSSRIKGKKIFRLIFILPWAVPAFVSLSFIRSMFAADSQGYINLILINLGLIKDGISWLNQIGTARVLLIVVQTWISYAFIFMLVTGNLQAISGEIYEAGAVDGASKSQIFWKLTLPQLLLGIAPMLIGQFVGAFNNFTTISIFTGGGPAYANASPFGEASTDIIISWVFKLTTQGIKIDGHQAFAAALSTLAALISISFALRGFIKSMQRR; encoded by the coding sequence ATGCATAAATTACAACTCTATAATTATTATGGCAAGAAATTTGACACTATTATTGATATTGAAGCTAAAACGCTAAAATCTTATTATCATAGTGCAAAAATTACGCACTCAAGATTTTTAGATAAGATCAAAATTCAAGAAAACATTGAAAAAGAGCTATTTTTACGGGCCAGGCAAACAATTCGCGATAATCTAAAACGCGAATTACATAGTCAAAAAATTGCCTTTAAAAATGAGCTAAAAGTTCTCAAAGACACTTATATTAAACTTAATTTTGCAGTTTCAGTCGAAAAATTGCTCAGTTTTGAAATTAAAAAAATCGAAAAAGAGCTCAAAAATCTTCGCAGTTGATTTAAAGATTTTTCAAAATCGCTCAACCAAACAGAAGATAGCCCGCAAGTCAAAGTTAAATTATTTGAAAAAACAAAAAAATCAACCTTAGAATCAGAAGTTGACTTAATAAAAAAGCACTTCATTTTCCAAGTTTGCCTAAATTATATTAGAAAATACCAAGATTTTGACTTTGATCTAAATAAAATTAGCCAACTTCTTGATGAAGACGGCAAAAAATTTTTAGCCCAATCAAAACTAAAAAGTGATTTTTTTGTCAATTTTTATCAGCAAATCAAGCAAAAACAAGAAGAACTCTTAAAAAAATCAGCTTTGGCTAAAAAAAATTACACTGAAACTAAAGAATTACAAACTGACTTATATAAAAAAAGAAAAGCAAATTTAGAACTCAAAGCAAAACAAAAAATAATTTCGCTCGAATATAGTTATAAAAATGCAATCGATTTCCTAAAACAGCAAGCAAATCAGCAAAATGCAGCCCAAAAGGAATTAATTAGCGAAAAAAAGCAGGAAATTATTGCTTTTGAGTCCAAAAATATTAGCAAACTAAATGAATTTAAGCACGAAATTAATGCCCAAATTAGTAAAATTAGTGTTCAAAAGCAAAAATATCTTGCCTTTAGTTTGTCACAGACAAAAATAAATTTCCTTGATCAGGCAATTAAATTATTTTACGACATTCAAAAAAATCAAAATTTTGAAATTCCTGATTTAGATATTTCCTTAGAAAATCACAGTCAAATTTTAAAAGACAAACAAGATTTTTTCCATAAATTAAAAGATGAAAATCAACAACTTTTTGATTTAATTAAAAGTCATTATTTTGGTTTTTATGGTAGTTTTTTGATAAAAAAACTGGCAAAATCAAGTCTAAAATGGCAAATTTTGCTCCAAAAAGCTAAATATTTAAAACAATATTCATACAAAGGCCATTATCTTCAAGATCTAGGTTGGGCAACTAGAGAAAAAACAATTGAAGACTTTAAGACACGGATAAAATTTATAAATGAAAAAATTCTTGCAAAATACGAGCTAAAAGTTTTAAAATCAAGTCCAGATTTTAAAACTCAGCAAGAAGAAATTAAAACAAAAATCAGTGAAATCAAGCAAAATTATGTCGAAACTGTTGCAAAAAACAAAAAAAGGCTCCAGCAAAACGAAATTGCTAAAACTGCCTTTAAAAACTTGCAAAAACAAGCCAAAATTGCAAGAACTGACCAAAAAAGAACGCTGTTTTTAAGCTCAAAAATAACAAAATTCAAGCAAATTCTCAAAACAAATAATTACCGTTATTTTAACGAACTAAAAGTTAACAAAAAAATTTATGAATCAAAAGCAAATGAAGCACTAAAATCTTATCCTGTTGAGACAATAAAAAACGTCCGTTTTATTAGCTTCTTTTTGAATTTAATCTTTCCAGGACTTGCTGAATTATTTGTATTTCGTCAGTTTATCAAAGGTTCTTTACTTTCAATTGTTAGTATAATTTGTTATGCTTTTATAATTCCCTTTTCATTTGGGGCTTACTGGTCAAAAATGGGCGGAATTCCGGGCTTTGCTGACTTAGGAGCAAATTTACACTCGCCCCGGGATGGTATTTTTACTGATGCACGTTTTTACCTTTTTGGTGGCGTCTTGTCGGTAATTTTAATGGCTTTTGTGCTAGTTTACTTTATAATTGGGGCAATTTCGGCCTGAAGAATTGCAAAAGCAATGGAAGCTGGGGTTGTTCCGGGAAAATGACTCTATTCAAAACAGTGACTCCAGACTACCGGATTTCCGTGAATGATTTCACTAATTGGTCATGCTTTAATGATTTTTATCGTTGCTGCACCAATAATTACTTCGGTTTTAATTTCTTTTACTGACTATGGTTACAATCATGCTGCCCCAGGTCAGACGGTCAACTGAGTTGGGCTTAAACAATGAGGAAAATGGTGAGATTATCGCCAACTTGGACTGTTTCAATCACTAGCTTCAGTTCTTGGTTGGACAGCAATTTGGACAGTTTTATCAACACTTTTTCCGATTGGTTTAGGAATTTTAATTGCAATTTTAACAAATTCTTCCCGAATTAAAGGTAAAAAGATTTTTCGCTTAATATTTATTTTACCCTGAGCAGTGCCGGCGTTTGTTTCTTTGTCTTTTATTCGTTCAATGTTTGCCGCTGATTCACAAGGTTATATTAATTTAATTTTAATTAATTTAGGACTTATTAAAGACGGAATTTCTTGACTAAACCAAATTGGTACGGCCCGAGTTTTACTGATTGTTGTCCAGACTTGAATTAGTTATGCCTTTATTTTTATGCTTGTTACCGGAAATCTGCAGGCAATTTCGGGCGAAATTTACGAAGCTGGTGCGGTTGATGGGGCTTCTAAATCGCAAATTTTCTGAAAACTGACGCTTCCCCAGCTACTTCTGGGAATTGCGCCGATGTTAATTGGACAATTTGTCGGCGCCTTTAATAACTTTACAACAATTTCAATTTTCACAGGCGGTGGGCCAGCTTATGCAAATGCCTCCCCATTTGGTGAGGCCTCAACTGACATTATTATTTCTTGAGTGTTTAAACTAACAACTCAAGGAATAAAAATTGACGGACACCAAGCTTTTGCCGCCGCACTTTCAACACTGGCAGCGCTAATTAGTATT